In Lycium ferocissimum isolate CSIRO_LF1 chromosome 11, AGI_CSIRO_Lferr_CH_V1, whole genome shotgun sequence, a single genomic region encodes these proteins:
- the LOC132037355 gene encoding eukaryotic translation initiation factor 5-like, which produces MALQNIGAGNSDDAFYRYKMPRMITKIEGRGNGIKTNVVNMVDIAKALARPPSYTTKFFGNELGAQSKFDEKTGTALVNGAHETPKLAGLLENFIKKYVQCYGCGNPETEVLITKNQMIQLKCAACGFISNVDMRDKLTTFILKNPPEAKKGSKDKKAMRRAEKERLKEGEAADEELKKLKKETKKKVSSKDASTKTSSKKKHGGSDEERASPPRSHVNVKEEDEEDDDDDIQWQTDTSLEAAQQRIQEQLNAATAEMVMLSTVESEKKKSKAATQSPSPKAATPVTPGNSKTENGETNHERLVREVKANLKKGVTSSKLQSFLGSLSGSPQEVITALYEALLDGIEKGFAKEVLKKKSYLAAVAQDEESQLRLLRAIEAFCGKSNSVALKEVALVLKALYDADLLEEEYIVQWYNKGVAANKDSKIWKNVKPFVEWLQSAESESEEE; this is translated from the coding sequence ATGGCTTTGCAGAATATAGGCGCTGGCAACAGTGATGATGCCTTCTACAGGTATAAGATGCCCAGGATGATTACCAAGATAGAGGGCCGTGGGAATGGCATCAAGACAAATGTGGTGAACATGGTTGATATTGCCAAAGCATTAGCAAGGCCCCCATCCTATACAacaaaattttttggaaatgAGCTTGGGGCTCAGTCGAAATTTGATGAGAAAACTGGAACTGCCCTTGTCAATGGAGCTCATGAAACTCCCAAACTTGCTGGTCTTCTTGAGAACTTTATTAAGAAATATGTTCAGTGCTATGGTTGTGGCAACCCTGAAACAGAGGTCTTAATAACCAAAAATCAGATGATCCAACTAAAATGTGCTGCATGTGGTTTCATTTCTAATGTGGACATGAGGGACAAGCTGACAACATTTATACTTAAGAACCCGCCTGAGGCGAAGAAGGGCTCCAAGGACAAGAAAGCTATGAGAAGAGCTGAGAAGGAGCGGCTGAAGGAAGGTGAGGCTGCTGATGAAGAGCTGAAGAAGCtgaagaaagaaacaaagaaaaaggttTCCTCCAAAGATGCTAGCACAAAAACTAGCTCTAAAAAGAAACATGGTGGTTCTGATGAGGAGCGTGCCTCACCACCTAGGAGCCATGTTAATGTGAAAGAAGAGGATGAGGAAGACGATGATGATGACATCCAGTGGCAGACTGATACATCGCTAGAAGCTGCTCAGCAGCGTATACAAGAACAGCTAAATGCTGCGACTGCTGAAATGGTTATGCTGTCCACAGttgagtcagagaagaagaagtCAAAGGCAGCTACTCAATCCCCAAGTCCTAAAGCTGCTACTCCTGTGACACCTGGGAATTCCAAGACCGAGAATGGAGAGACAAACCATGAGAGGCTCGTTAGGGAAGTGAAAGCAAATCTAAAAAAGGGAGTTACTTCCAGCAAATTACAATCCTTTTTGGGTTCACTGTCTGGGTCTCCTCAGGAAGTTATTACTGCTTTGTACGAGGCACTCTTGGATGGCATTGAAAAGGGATTTGCCAAGGAGGTTCTTAAGAAGAAAAGCTACCTTGCTGCTGTTGCTCAAGACGAGGAGTCTCAACTACGATTGCTTAGAGCTATAGAAGCTTTTTGTGGGAAGTCTAACTCAGTTGCACTGAAGGAAGTGGCTCTGGTTTTGAAAGCTTTGTATGATGCGGATTTGTTGGAAGAGGAATATATAGTACAGTGGTACAACAAGGGTGTTGCTGCGAACAAGGActcgaaaatttggaagaatGTCAAACCATTTGTTGAATGGCTACAAAGTGCTGAGTCGGAGTCCGAGGAGGAATAA